GAAGTTTCGGGAGGACAAGATTCAGAGAATGGAGTCACTGGTCGGTGGTTTGATACCTTCTGATGCCTACTTATTGGAGGAGACAAATGCTCTCTCTGAAGAGCTTAAGTTACTTCAAGTTAGGGCTGATAGGAACCCAGAAGTAACCCGTTTTGCACTTGAAAACATCAGGCTTCTGGAGAAAATTAGAAAGTAATTCCCCTGTAGCTCTCCTAGCACATCGTACATATTTCCAAATTGCTTTGTTAGTCATACTTACATTTTGAGCTTGTAGGTTTCAGGACTTTTAtgaagaaggagagagagaactGCTAATCACAGAAGTATCCGAACTGCGCGATCAGGTCTTTCTTCATTTTAGTCTCAGTTTTAATTTCCGTTTGTTAATTTATTTGGTATACTAATTACAATTTTTTACAGCTACTTCAATTCCTTGAAGAGAATAGCAAAATGTATAGCAATCAAAATGTTACTGTGCCACCACAGGTCAGTTAGTTTATGTCTTTGCAAACATCTTCTTATGTGTTTTAATTCATCCATGTGTTATATTATTGGTTCCTCTTGATTCCCTTACCATGGCACATATTTCCACAGGAGGCTGTTGTTAGAGAGCATAATTCAAACCAGTTAGAGGTTCAATTCTACTACCCAACTCCTTGTTTAAACTATATATGGTAGTTTTCTCTGGTATATCTGACCTTCCTCTCCTTTTCTCTCTCAGTTAACAAAAACTCAGAATGAGTTAGAAAACTGCAGGAATAACTTAAATTCTTGTTCGGAGACAAATGCAAAACTTACCAGGTCAGTGGAGTTCAGTACTAGCTGTTCAAATCAACtgtgtttaatctcacttttaggTCAGCTGCTTTCTCGTCTTCCTTTCTACTTCAGCTTTGTCATGCTATGCTTCCCATTCCTTTTGTTTGCagggaaatagaagaactgcatTCTCAATTGAACAGCTATAGATCTTTCCATGATGATAAGGATTTCCATTTCAAGTCCTCCGAGGTAAATTTGATTAGTGACACTTTTGTTCAAATTATTTCACATAACTCTTCAAAGTTTGCTGAACTATTAGCGCGTGGATATTATCTTTCAGGAAGCTTCAATAGATCAAGCATTCACCAATCATTTGCATGATTCAGTTGAGAAGGAGACTCTGAAGCATGAAATCATACTGAAACACACAGAAGAAGTTATGAATTTAGAACTGGAGCTGGATATACTAAAAAACATTATCCAAGAAGAGAGATCATCTCGTATCAGTATAGAGGAAAATGCTTCGTCTTTGGGAAATGATCTTGAGATGGCAAAAGAGAGGTATTCGCAGATGAGCAAGCAATTAGAAGACGCCCACAGAGAGTTGAAAGATGCAAGGTCTGTAATTGAAGCACTCGAATCACAAATTCTTTCCATGAGTGAGTTGGAGGATCTGAAGAGGGGTGACGGTTATTTGGAGCTTCTAAGTAAAAAGGATCATGACATATCCATTTTACAGGAACAAATACACAGCCTCGAACTAAGAAATCTTCCAGTTCTTAAGCATTCAAAGATTGAAAATCTCTCCTTGCAGGACAGGTTGAAAGGAGTAAGCAACTCTCTTGAAAAAGCCAAAAGATTGAATCTGTGGTACAAAAGTGATCGGGCATTTCAGGTGTCAAATGAACAAGAAACAGAAGAAGTTCGTAGACAGGTTGAGGCAGAAACAGCAGAGGTTATTGTATGCCTCGAAGAAGAGCTCATGGCTCTACAACAGCAGGTCACGGAGTTGCATGTGAAAGAGGTAGAAGCTAAAGAGAGTTTGATGATGCTAGAAACTGAGAAAGCAGATCTTCTGAAAAAGCTAACTACGATGACTGACGACAATAAACACATCCGAGAAGAGCTTATAAGTCTTCACCAGCAAGTTGTAGAAGGCAATGCAAATGATGTAGTAACTAAAGAGAGCTTACTGATGCTGGAAGCAGAAAAAGAGGATCTCCGGGAGAAGCTATTACAGATGACAGATGACAACGAAAGGTTACATGAACTAATTCAGGGGAAAGATGAGGAACTGAATGCCTTAACCGATGAATGGGAAAGGTTAGCTTTTGAAATCGAAGAGGTTATTGCTGATGGTCATGACTCAGTGAGAGATGCTTCTGATGAGGTGGACTTAATTTCACGTTCATTTTCTCAGAGAATTAGGATCAGTGAGCAGGTCGGGAGGATGGTAAATACCATCTGTGAAAAAGATCTTTTGATTGATGAGTTAAGAAGTGGCCTGGAGGATGCAGAGAAGCTAAGGTCTGATATGGAATTGAAGGTTAGGTCTTTAAGAGGGGCAGCACTGGCTATCACTGAACAGCAGCAAAACGAAAAgtgtgaaaaggagaaagaagttCTAGCTCTAACTTCAGCGTTGCGTGCAAAACAGTGTACGATAACGGAGATAGAGACTAAGGTCAAGTTATGGGGAGACCATATCAGTAAAACTGAAATTTGTGCAACAGCTGGCTTTGTAATTGTGAATAGACTGTCCGAGAGAAATTCTGATCTTTTAGAAACTTTGAAGCACAAAGAGATCCAGCTTAATGAGACCCGTGCAGAGGGAATGGAGAAGGATGCACTTTGCAAGTATCAGGTTTCTGCGCTTAGGGATGCAGAACAACAAATCAAAGCTTTGAGATTGGAATCCGAGTGCTCTGAagaaatctgtacaaatctgaaGATTAAACTTGCTGAAGAGCAAGAAGTTGTTCATGCACTGGAAAGGAAGCTGAGTGAGATTCAAAGTCACAGTATACTGGAAACAAAGGAGAAATTGGACGAGTTTAGATTCCATATTTCCACTCTCAGTACATACATGAATGAATACGCTGAACTAGAAGGACAACCTCACACAGTAACCACTCAAGAATTGCATGCTTTGCCATGTGAGAAGAGTTATTCGGTAAGTTCACTTTTCTTTCAAATTGATAAAACTCCAAAACAGTGAAACCTTGCTAATGATGTTGTGATAATCATAATATGCACATAACTTTGGTTGTACAATGCATTTCTTAAAATTTCCCAGGCTGATATTGAGACATGTCCAAGCATCCGCAAGAAAGAGCCAGATTATGTTGGGAGGCCTTGCAAAGATGCATCTGATGGAGACACAACCATTGTCCTTTTGAAAAAGGAGGTTGAGTTAGCTCTTGGTAGCTTAAGGGAAGTACAGGCACAGATGGCCAAACTACTCAAAGAGAAAGATGAGATTAAGAAGTCGGAGATACGTTGTCGAATAAACATGGAGGGTGTCACTGCTCAAGTCCTTAACTTTCAAACAGAAACAGATGCTACAGGGAAACAATTTGATCTCAAGCTAAATGAGTTGGAGCAAAAGCTTTTGACATTTGAGAAAAGGGTGAAGGAAACTAAATCTTATTGGATTCAAAAGAAAGAGGTAATATTCATTTTTTTCAGTCATTGTGAGTTTAACACCTATTATGGGCTATGATGCTGTTTGCTTCCTGCATGAATGTCATCAAGCATCTGTTCAGCTTTATCGATAATTAGACAAATAATTAGTAGAGGATTTGAGTGTTCCTTCATATATATTTGTGTCTTATGATACCCTTTTGTAATGGTTTTATGTAGGTGCTTGAATTCGATTTGCGTGCTGCAAAGATGACTGCAGCACAGAAAACGGTTGAGGCTTCTGGTTTGCTTGTTAAACTTGGAGAAGCACAAGACACAATGAAAGAATCCGAAATTGCGAAACTTGCAGTGATGGAAGAAAATGAAATGGCTAAACTTGAAATAAGAAGGCTGAAGAATTTGGAGGACAGAATCACCCATGAAAGAGACTCCTTAATCCATGAAATGCAAAGCATTCAAAATTCTAGTGATCAGAAGGATCAAAAATATGACAACCTGGAGAGACAGCTCTATTCGGATCTTTCCGAAACAAGGAGTGTAGTTCTAGCCTTGGAGGATATTATTACACAAACCCAAACTGCATGCATGGAGAATTTCACCTCAATAGTTTGTGAGTTCAACTGCTTGAAGTCCAAGGTTGTTCAGTCTACAAGCTTAACAAGGTCATGGTTGGAGGACATCTGGTCGGAGATAATTGCCAAGGATTGTGCTGTATCGGTGTTACACCTCTGTCACGTGGGTGTTCTGTTGGAAGCTGTGATTGGGTTGAATGCAGAAAATGGGTTGCTTCACCATGGTGTGTGTGAGTCAACCACGTTGATAGCTGATTTGAAGGAGCATAACTTGAGAGCAAGAAGAAACATCTTTGATCGAGTCTCAAGAAAAGAAGATGAGACTGATAAGTTAAGCTGTATGCTAAGTGCCTTTGAGAAGAAAATACTGGATTTGCAACTCCTAGAAAAGGAACTGCTGGCTAGGTCAGATTCTATGGGTTCTGAGCTTTCCTTATTGATGAAAGATTTAGACGCGACTAATGTGAGTGCTTTGACAGCCCTGTTGGATCAGCAGAAGTTGTTTGGAGACAAAGAGGATCTAATGATGTTGGATTCAGCATCTAAAGGTTTTGAATCACTTATTCTAGCAACAGAGATGAAACAACTGGCTGTGGATAAGGCTGGTTCTGAGAGAGAGACAGAAGCATATAGAGAAAATTTTGAAACTTTAATTAAAGAGATGATCTTTCTTCAGGTAGATGTTGAGCTGGAAAAGCAAGTATGCATGGCTGTAGAAGCTGATGCTGCTGTTTTAAAAAATGTGGTGGAAGAAACAGTTTCCAGCAAAGATGCCGTCTCATGCAAGCTGAAAGAGTGCCTCTCAGAACTTGCAAAAACATATGAAGTAAACAAGATCCTTGAACGAGATACTCAATCATTGAGGGAAGTTGCTTTCATAAATGAGAAATTAAAAGCTGAACTTGGCGATGCGATGGCAATCAAGGAGAGTTTATCATCTGAAATTCAGGTTCTCGAGATTCAAAATGAACGGTTGGATAAAAAGTTGGCGGCAAGGGATGCAGCTCTGGAGAGTTCTCGTTGCAGCCTGCAAATAGAAATGGAAAGTAGAGAAGCAGAGTTACAAAGGCTGAGGTCTGTAGAGGAAGAGAACGTGACATTGCAAAGTGGCGCAAAGGAACTGAAGGCGAACTACTGCAGAGTTCTTGAAGATTTTCAAGAGAAGAAATCTgaaattgagtcttctaatagTCGTGGGCATGTCATTGAACAAGAAAACAGTAAATTGCAGGAAAAAATATGCTCGTTGGAAACTTGCATTTCTAGCTTAAATACTGAGTGTGTCATGAGAGATGAAGAACTAGATAAGcttcagagtttgcaatcaaatTTGGTGGAAGAGCTCAAGTTAAAAAGTCAGGATCTAGAAATCCAGTCCAGCCTATTAAATTCCTTGAAGGCGGAAAATTGTTCTTTGAGAAACAAGCTTATTGCTACTGAGAAAAGTAAGGACGGTGTGTTTAGCTTGCTCGCTTTGAAAACTAAGAGCTTTTCTGATTTGCTCCAATCTGTAAATATTGTGGGTGACATTCTTCAAGTTTTCGATGACAAATATATTGTGCTGgtagagaaaatgttgaatgatatCCGTGTAAATGATGAAATGTTCTCTAGGTTCATTGGGGAGCTTGAATGCTTGGAGAACTCTGTTAAAGAATTGATGTCTGATAATTTGTCTCTCCAGACTGAGTTGGCAAGGAAAGATGAAGTCCTGAAAGGCTTGTTGTTTGAGTTAAATACGTTGCAAGAAACAGCGTCTAATGCCAAAGACCAACATGATGAATTCGAAGAAATAGTTACTGCTATGAAATCATTAAAAGATGATCTTACCTGTAGAGCTGTTGAGCTTGAAGAAGCTATTGAGCAAAGGCAAGTGCTGGAAGCTCAATTTAAGGAGAAAACCAACTTCTGCTCAAAACTTGAGATGGATCTATCAACAGAGCGTAAGTCGCATAAAATTATTCAGAATGAGAATGTTGATCTGAGAGCTCAACTGGAGGATGTTCAAGTAGCAAACGCTTCCATTGAGGAGGAATTGAAGGAGAGAGGCAAGCTGCAGGAAAGTTTAGAAGAGGAACTCTTTCAAATGGAAAACACCCTTGGTCAAATGAATGCTTTGCTTGAGGGATTGAAGAATGATTTGAACAAAGTCACTAGTGAGAGGGATCATCTCAATTCCGAGGTCTTTGATTGGAAAGAGAAGTTCGAAGCGATGCGAGCTTTGGCTGAAGAAAACGAAGCAATCTCTGTGGAAGCTCGGCAGGTAGTTCTGTAATTgctaatttccttttttttttattgatgctGACATGCTTACCTGCCTCTGCGGTTCCTAACTGTCTTTTGTCTCATGGTTCCTGATCTGTGATCGGTTGTGTGTTTAGATTGCTGAGTCAACAAAGGCATACGCAGAAGAGAAGGAAGAGGAGGTGAAGTTGTTGGAGAGGTCCGTTGAAGAGCTAGAAAGTACTGTTGATGTACTGCAAAACCAGGTATATACTGAACTTTTGTTTCAATGTTATCTGCTGGCAGTTTCTTTttcctctctccctctctctctctctctctctctctctctctctccaacaTAGAGTTAAGTCACGACACATGCGTCTGATGTGCTTAAATTTCATCTATGCTAGTCGGACATTGTCAGAGGGGAGGCTGAAAGGCAAAGGTTGCAGAGAGAGGATCTAGAAATGGAGCTTCACTCAATAAGAAATCAGATGCTGGCTGTACAAACATCTGGTGCGAACATGAAGTTAGAAATGCAAAACATTATGAATGAAGATGCTGACTTGCAGAGGTTTGAGATACTTCATAATTTGTTTACCCCGTTTGAAAAAGTTTGAATATGGATCCTAATCTTAATTGTCCACAATGATGAaatccaatattttttttttatctttccacAGGCATCTTCAAAATAAAGAAAGCGACTTGCAAGAAGCCAGAAAACAAATTAAAGATCTTGAAAAGAATATGGCTGAGAAAGATGCAGAGGTATGTAATTTTTGTGCTTGTTTATCCTTCACAAGATTCATTATTTCAAAAATGCTGGCTCAATACAACCTTCGTTCATAAATAATTTCAAATGGATTGCTGAAACATTAATTTGAATGTGCATTCAAGCTTGCGATTTTTGTTTTGCGCGTATCAGATTTCTCGGTGCATAGCTCATATCTCAGAGTTAAATTTACACGCAGAGGCACAGGCATGCGAATACAAGCAAAAGGTTACTTACGTCATGTAAATCTTTATTATATTCCCTGTCGCTTCACTACTAACTATTAAGTGGAGTCAGCATCTTCTGATTTTATTTACTATATACTGAAACCAGTTCAAAACATTGGAAGCCATGGCCGAACCTGTCAAACCTGAGCCTGTTTCTTCCCATGCTACAAACTCAATGTCCACAAAACCGGAGAAGTATGCAGTGAAGTCTAGAGGTTCTGGTTCCCCCTTTAAATGCATTGGACTGGGCTTGACTCAGCAAATAAAGTCTGAAAAAGACGAGGAACTTACTGCTGGGAGGATTCGCATTGAGGAGCTTGAAGCCTTGGCTGTAAATCGACAGAAAGAGGTATGAGCGTTAACCCACAGGTTTCACTTTTGTTTTTGTTCAGATACAGAAAAATCTCATAATTTATTTACCATTCTCGTTAATAAACTTAGTTTTTCGCAGATATTTATGCTGAACGCTAGACTTGCTGCCGCAGAGAGCATGACTCATGATGTTATTCGGGATTTACTTGGAGTGAAGCTGGACATGACCAACTATGCTGTAAGATATTAATCTACGAGTTAATCTTGTAGCTTGCTTATTTTTATCTTGTGTCTACTCTTTCTCCTGTTTGGAGTTGTTCTTGCTACATAGGTTGGGTGGGATGTCACTTTTTTGGATGTATAGCTCCAACAACATAATAATAGCTCCATTAATAGAAGCAAGCgtaccttttttttcttctattctgTGTTTTTAAATCTCTTCAATTTCTTACCTCTCTTCTTTGATATAATGTTAGTCACTAGTGGATCATCAACAAGTGCTTAAGGTTACGGACAAGGGTCAGCATGAGGCTGATGAATCCTCTGGAAAGGTTAAACTAAGCCTTACTTACTATACATTTACATTCTTTTTGATGCCGCATACATttatgttctaaaaataaatgtATTCTACAGGATCGCGAGGTTGTAAAACTGAAGCAGCAGTTGAATGTGTTTATTGAAGAGAGACAAGGGTGAGTAACTCTAAGTATCAAGGTTTTTgacttttttttgtattatatttATTACTCAGTTATTCAAAGTTGATGAGTCTTTCATTAGATGGCTGGAGGAAATAAACCAAAGACATGCAGAAATGGTGGCGCTACAAGTTGCTTGCGAAAAGCTTCGGCAACGTGATCAGTTTCTCACAACGGAAAACGAAATGTTGAAGGTTTGCCTACCATATCTTTGTATTGCCAACAGTTTTGCAGTGTAGGTGGattcctttggtttttgattttcctttttgaAACTTGTAGATTGAGAATGTGAACCATAAGAAGAAGGTGATGGATCTTGAAGATGAAGCGAAAAAGTTGTCAGGACAGCAAAATCTGCAGCAGCGTATACATCATCATGCAAAAATCAAGGTATGGACTTTTCGATCTTCAATTCACCTCAAGGAGTTAACATCAAAATTAGGGACAACTTATTGGTCACTTGAAACATTCGATCCGGTTTCCTTTATAGTAGTTTTGAAATATTGGTGTTCCTCCCTTTTTATTCTGCACTACTGATCTTAAAGAACACAATCCTTACACCTTTCAATTCAATAGGAGGAAAATAATGTACTAAGGGCTCATAATGAAGACCTAAGTGCCAAGTTACGACGATCCGAGATAATCTTATCACGGGTCAAGGAAGAACTTGCTCGTTATCGTGCTTCTGAAGGAAGGAgcccctttatcaattttgacGAGGAACAAAGATTACACAAGAAACTCAAGGTTGGCAATCTGACTAGAACAAAATACTTCCTTCGCATAATTTTTGGCCTAAATGATTTTATCAGTCTAACTGCTGGGGTGAAAGGGTGAGTTCTGCTGTCTCGAATGCTCATATATTTTATTGATGCAGGAAACCGAAGAGGAAAGGCTTCAATTGGCACAGAAGCTATTGTGCTTGTGTACAAGTATTTTGAAGGCAGCAGGAATAACTAGGCCTGTATCTGATATAAGTCTCTCAGGAGCAGAAGATGCACTCGAGCAGCTAAAGAATCGGGTGTCTTCCTTGGAGAGAGAAGTAAAAGATATTGAATTTAAGGTGATACTGAaaacattatttatttgttctttttattttatttcttttttctttgcagATTGTGAAACTAACAGTATTGTGctacatttttttatttatttatgctAACAGAGTAGGATAACAAGTGAGAAAGTTCGATTATCTGAGCTAAAGCAACAATAATCACCGGTAGGTTCAAGGACAGATGAGAACAATCCAACACCGAGAAAGTCACCCTTCCTAACTTCATTAGGTCGATAAGTCAACTCATGTACAACTTCTGTTAGCTTTTGGCTAATAGTTCTTTAGCTTACAAGCTCACACTCTCTGTAGTTATAACGTGTATCTCAAAAAGAAAGCTAACCGGCTCTCCCTAATATGTTCAGCTGATTGAGCTtccaaatatatttttttgtatctGTGAATATGTTCACCTTGTTATCTACAGGTATGTATAAAATAAATCAAAGCATAATTGAGATATACACATGAGATCAAAAATTACCTCCATTTAGTTCAcaacaattttctgtttcttgcttcaaaagaaaaaaaaaacaattttctgTTTCTCGCATCGTTGTCATAAGAGGGGAAATAATCACATCCCAGGGCGAGCGAATGCTGCTGAATCATGAATCTCATTGTCATCGGCAATGGGCCGATCGTATATAATAGTGGGGGATAGGACATCCAAATAAGTAGTACTACGGGTTTTTTCCTtgtccgcatccaatccaactaATTACAGATTTTAAATTTGGCGTCCGCATCCAATTCAACATCCAACTAATTTGTATCCAATGGATGAAAGGATGAACGGATTAGgtacggataatccaatggatttgttaaaattaaaagttaTAATGAAAAAATAGAACTAACATAGATGGTTTCTTGTAGAAGCCGCACATTCTATATATTTATATAGATATAAAAGTGCCATAAACAACACTCCAAACAAACACTTTAAGAATTTCTAAATTATCtatatattttctaaaaactatataaatatcCTTAATCTAACGGTTAAGGATATTCAACGATTTTTCAAGGCTGTATCCGGACCCAATCCGTAATCTGTTAGATTCCAAATATCtcatgtgaaaaatactagaacccctactatatgggttcaatatataaaagccccactaaatggatcctcccctatcaactccatactttcactttttaatatttctaggcccagaactttagaTTTCAGGGCTTGGTAATAAAGTTTAAGGTTTGGGGGAAATTCGTAATACCAAAAATGCCCTTTACTATATATAGCTAATAAAGTTAGCTTTCAATTTCATTTTCGGTTTCATATTCTAATTGTTTTTCTCTCTCCCCTGTTGCTCCCCTGCTCCGCGAAGAACGAAGAATCGAAGATTAATTTGATGAAACTCGAAGAAAACTTGAAGATTCAACATCATATTGAAAGAACAAGATAAGTTTCTCATCATATATTTTCCTATTGATTCTCATTATGTTTTAACCAAAAAGAAGTTCTGAAAAGTTTATTGACAGCTTCAAATACCTAATAAATTCGATTTTACTTCAAATTTTGATCTGATTTTAGAATCGTTGCTTCGATCTATCATCcttttatcattttctttgattcgaattattttttttcgaattttgttTACGAaatattttttagggtttgtaatcaacCCTGATTTGTAATTTTTTAATGATTTCAACTAAATTTTCTCAATGAAATCAAGATTAGAGTTCAGATTTGTTATAGTCTAATCCTTATCTTGCTTTTGACATGAAAAATCCTGAAAGTAATTCACAtaattttttctaggttttttattgaagatcaatcGATCAATTTATCTTAAATCTCTtttgaaaatcggttttcatattcGAAATGTACGAATCATCATCTTTATTACCCATCTATTTGTTATGAATTTCATCTATTTTTATCTTTTAACTAGTTCAAGCTAATATCTACTTGTATCTGATCttgaatattttattttaatgCAATCAAAATTGGAATTAGTTGTTTGATTGATTGATATCAAAATTTTATTCTCTATGGAGAAATTATCAGATTCAGTATTTAACACCGAATTCTCTATGTTACAGAATCTATACCTCATTTGGTTTTTGAGGTTTCTGGAGGGACTATTTGTTTGATGTATTTGCGTAGGAATACAATCAAGTACGATGATTTTCCGGAAGTAAGTTGATTCATGCTTTCTGATTTTAACATCAccttatttgctttatttttgaacattttttgtaaaatagatgcaCTCTGCCTACACATATATGATGTTTTATGTGGTGTTTCATTGATGTGTATGGTTAGTTAGAAACTCAGAAGTCACACGTTAAGTGTATGAATCGTTTTATGTTTTTCTTAGTGAAATTCTTAATACGAAGTATTTCCTCTTTTTCATACGTCGCCGTGGTGGTGTAGGTAGACGTTTCAGAGGAGTATTTTGGAGTAGGTGGTGCAGGTAAATCCATTGTTTACAGTTAAGCTCGAGGTAAGCGTGGTATTAAGCTCCCTACTTTAATTGTTTACTGTTACAAATACTTCTGTTGGTATGACATGAGCAGCTTGTTCTATTTTCACTTGAAGTTGTGGTGTTGGAATCCATGGTGTTCTAATATCTTTTGTTGCATGAGTTTTCAAATAACAGATTGCAAAATTTTTGGGGTTTCTGCAAATTCTAGTTACAGGGAAGGAGAACTACAAATAGAATTTTATCGCACCACAGCAAGCTCATCTCTTTAGCAGAGCGCTCAAAATATGTTCGATAAAATGCtccaaagaggaaaaaaatggTTAGAGGTTCTTATCACTTCCCTTTCCTGTTTTTATGAATTTTGACGTGATTAATTTGTGAAAATGGCAATAACATGTGGATTTGAACGCTGTTAATGTTACTGTTAAAGTTGAGTGTCTTGACCTATGCATGAAATTTATATGATAACATTTGAAAATATAAGTCATACCATGTTTCATGTAAATTTGTAGCATGTGGTTTTATACGGTGAATTTGAGTATCTTTAGAGAGGGACCGGAAAATTTATCGCTACTGCCGAACATGTAAAAATTGGCCAAATGTTGATGTTAAAAATTTAAGGTAATGGGAAACGACAGTAGGTTAATGGATGGCGGGTCATTGATCATAAGGGAAGCTTCATACTGCTAATGAAGAAAAGGTTGGtagaatttaattttaattattaaaCGGATGGAGTTAGACGTTCTTCATGGGAGTGGCTGAGTAGTTAACTTGAGTTTATAATTTATGTTATATTTA
This DNA window, taken from Papaver somniferum cultivar HN1 chromosome 3, ASM357369v1, whole genome shotgun sequence, encodes the following:
- the LOC113357636 gene encoding kinesin-like protein KIN-12D isoform X3, coding for MLKDLRSYKRKKSSEEIENVPVNPKDSIINPNFVDGIRAPLHTIPEPTQIVLEQESGYSKSKIDRNTTPSKGGKTSGSAVRTPEKQGFSLRSKFGWASKNGADDGDATHNLHQFPVSSRGSSNANGGLPNVTPRSVRTTGRSTTSYSESSSISTFNTPTKSVTKPTASGFTALNGARPPMSIGARFGNPGALSKGIPYSSTSVVNTVQVPDFELKEDPSFWMDHNVQVLIRVRPLNNMERGQQGYNRCLKQENAQSISWVGQQEARFTFDHVACETTSQEMLFRVAGLPMVENCLSGYNSCMFAYGQTGSGKTHTMLGEIADLDVNPSAERGMTPRIFEFLFARIRAEEEIRRDEKLTYNCKCSFLEIYNEQITDLLDPSCTNLLLREDMKTGVYVENLTEFEVNTVNDILCLLTRGAANRKVAATNMNRESSRSHSVFTCVIESRWEKDSTTNLRFARLNLVDLAGSERQKASGAEGERLKEAASINKSLSTLGHVIMVLVDVAQGKQRHIPYRDSRLTFLLQDSLGGNSKTMIIANVSPSICSAAETLSTLKFAQRAKLIQNNAIVNEDASGNVMALQHQIHLLKEELAVLKRQNVSRSLSYRSAIFGDADRKSSDGPHDEETPDMVLESVDGSQGSASLGIVRLSTKQMQSLETTLTGALRREQMADTSMKQLEAEIAQLNRLVRQREEDTQCTKMMLKFREDKIQRMESLVGGLIPSDAYLLEETNALSEELKLLQVRADRNPEVTRFALENIRLLEKIRKFQDFYEEGERELLITEVSELRDQLLQFLEENSKMYSNQNVTVPPQEAVVREHNSNQLELTKTQNELENCRNNLNSCSETNAKLTREIEELHSQLNSYRSFHDDKDFHFKSSEEASIDQAFTNHLHDSVEKETLKHEIILKHTEEVMNLELELDILKNIIQEERSSRISIEENASSLGNDLEMAKERYSQMSKQLEDAHRELKDARSVIEALESQILSMSELEDLKRGDGYLELLSKKDHDISILQEQIHSLELRNLPVLKHSKIENLSLQDRLKGVSNSLEKAKRLNLWYKSDRAFQVSNEQETEEVRRQVEAETAEVIVCLEEELMALQQQVTELHVKEVEAKESLMMLETEKADLLKKLTTMTDDNKHIREELISLHQQVVEGNANDVVTKESLLMLEAEKEDLREKLLQMTDDNERLHELIQGKDEELNALTDEWERLAFEIEEVIADGHDSVRDASDEVDLISRSFSQRIRISEQVGRMVNTICEKDLLIDELRSGLEDAEKLRSDMELKVRSLRGAALAITEQQQNEKCEKEKEVLALTSALRAKQCTITEIETKVKLWGDHISKTEICATAGFVIVNRLSERNSDLLETLKHKEIQLNETRAEGMEKDALCKYQVSALRDAEQQIKALRLESECSEEICTNLKIKLAEEQEVVHALERKLSEIQSHSILETKEKLDEFRFHISTLSTYMNEYAELEGQPHTVTTQELHALPCEKSYSADIETCPSIRKKEPDYVGRPCKDASDGDTTIVLLKKEVELALGSLREVQAQMAKLLKEKDEIKKSEIRCRINMEGVTAQVLNFQTETDATGKQFDLKLNELEQKLLTFEKRVKETKSYWIQKKEVLEFDLRAAKMTAAQKTVEASGLLVKLGEAQDTMKESEIAKLAVMEENEMAKLEIRRLKNLEDRITHERDSLIHEMQSIQNSSDQKDQKYDNLERQLYSDLSETRSVVLALEDIITQTQTACMENFTSIVCEFNCLKSKVVQSTSLTRSWLEDIWSEIIAKDCAVSVLHLCHVGVLLEAVIGLNAENGLLHHGVCESTTLIADLKEHNLRARRNIFDRVSRKEDETDKLSCMLSAFEKKILDLQLLEKELLARSDSMGSELSLLMKDLDATNVSALTALLDQQKLFGDKEDLMMLDSASKGFESLILATEMKQLAVDKAGSERETEAYRENFETLIKEMIFLQVDVELEKQVCMAVEADAAVLKNVVEETVSSKDAVSCKLKECLSELAKTYEVNKILERDTQSLREVAFINEKLKAELGDAMAIKESLSSEIQVLEIQNERLDKKLAARDAALESSRCSLQIEMESREAELQRLRSVEEENVTLQSGAKELKANYCRVLEDFQEKKSEIESSNSRGHVIEQENSKLQEKICSLETCISSLNTECVMRDEELDKLQSLQSNLVEELKLKSQDLEIQSSLLNSLKAENCSLRNKLIATEKSKDGVFSLLALKTKSFSDLLQSVNIVGDILQVFDDKYIVLVEKMLNDIRVNDEMFSRFIGELECLENSVKELMSDNLSLQTELARKDEVLKGLLFELNTLQETASNAKDQHDEFEEIVTAMKSLKDDLTCRAVELEEAIEQRQVLEAQFKEKTNFCSKLEMDLSTERKSHKIIQNENVDLRAQLEDVQVANASIEEELKERGKLQESLEEELFQMENTLGQMNALLEGLKNDLNKVTSERDHLNSEVFDWKEKFEAMRALAEENEAISVEARQIAESTKAYAEEKEEEVKLLERSVEELESTVDVLQNQSDIVRGEAERQRLQREDLEMELHSIRNQMLAVQTSGANMKLEMQNIMNEDADLQRHLQNKESDLQEARKQIKDLEKNMAEKDAEISRCIAHISELNLHAEAQACEYKQKVTYVISKHWKPWPNLSNLSLFLPMLQTQCPQNRRSMQ